One Idiomarina loihiensis L2TR genomic window carries:
- the glyS gene encoding glycine--tRNA ligase subunit beta, whose translation MQKENLLIELGTEELPPKALKSLRDSLKSGIESGLKNAELSFDSIEAYATPRRLAVLVKQVETEQQDKEVEKRGPAINVAFDDTGKPTKAAEGWARSNGITVEQADRLKTDKGEWLLHKATVKGQALSVLVQGILEAAIKALPIPKPMRWGDSTAQFIRPVHTLTVMLGSELIDAEILETKSARFIQGHRFHSPQGFELDHVDNYLFKLREAKVIANFEERIETIQSEVSRLASELGGQVIQDDELVEEVAALVEWPVALTASFDQGFLAVPKEPLIVTMKDDQRYFPVEDGKGNLLPQFIFITNIESRDPQQIIKGNEKVVRPRLADAQFFFESDKKVTLESRVAALDSVLFQKQLGSIGDKARRISVLAGKIANQLTADVKASERAGLLCKADLVSDMVSEFPETQGVMGKHYALNDGESPVVAEAIEQHYWPRFSGDELPLTKEACAVALADKLDTLVGIFGIGQVPKGDRDPFALRRAALGLLRTLVERKLSLDLHELLAASVEGFGDKLSNNTVATDVFDFLLGRFRPWYQDQGITVDVIQSVLARSPSKPTDFDQRVKAVQSFKSMDSAASLAAANKRVGNILAKSDEEISGNVDEALLQEESETTLYRLVKQTEGAVKPLIAAGKYSDALTHLSELKEPVDAFFEHVMVNADDDKVRINRLNLLFRLRQLFLEIADISLLQ comes from the coding sequence GTGCAAAAAGAAAACTTATTAATTGAGTTAGGTACTGAAGAGCTTCCTCCAAAAGCCTTAAAGTCGCTGCGTGACAGCTTAAAGTCGGGTATTGAGTCAGGCTTAAAAAACGCAGAACTCAGTTTTGATAGCATCGAGGCGTATGCAACCCCTCGCCGACTAGCCGTTCTGGTGAAACAAGTTGAAACCGAACAGCAGGACAAAGAAGTCGAGAAGCGCGGGCCAGCAATTAATGTGGCCTTTGACGATACCGGCAAGCCAACTAAAGCTGCCGAAGGCTGGGCTCGCTCCAACGGCATTACTGTAGAGCAGGCTGACCGGCTTAAAACAGACAAAGGCGAATGGTTACTGCATAAGGCGACAGTAAAAGGTCAGGCGCTATCTGTCTTAGTTCAGGGTATCTTGGAAGCAGCAATTAAAGCTCTGCCTATTCCGAAACCGATGCGTTGGGGTGACAGCACCGCGCAATTTATTCGCCCTGTGCACACGCTAACCGTCATGCTGGGCAGCGAACTGATTGACGCTGAAATCCTGGAAACTAAGAGTGCCCGTTTTATTCAAGGTCACCGCTTCCATTCGCCCCAAGGTTTTGAGCTCGATCATGTCGACAACTACTTATTTAAGCTACGTGAAGCGAAAGTGATCGCTAACTTCGAAGAGCGTATTGAAACCATTCAGTCGGAAGTATCACGTCTTGCCTCAGAACTCGGCGGCCAGGTTATTCAGGATGACGAGTTAGTTGAGGAAGTTGCAGCCCTGGTGGAATGGCCGGTAGCTTTAACAGCCAGTTTCGATCAAGGTTTCCTCGCGGTACCAAAAGAGCCGCTTATCGTTACCATGAAAGACGACCAACGTTACTTTCCGGTAGAAGATGGCAAAGGTAACTTACTGCCACAGTTTATTTTCATTACCAATATTGAAAGCCGTGACCCTCAGCAGATCATTAAAGGTAACGAAAAAGTCGTTCGCCCTCGCCTGGCGGATGCACAGTTTTTCTTTGAGTCTGACAAAAAGGTGACTCTGGAATCACGAGTTGCTGCGCTGGACTCTGTTCTGTTCCAAAAACAACTGGGCAGTATTGGCGACAAAGCTCGTCGTATATCGGTGTTAGCAGGGAAAATAGCAAACCAGTTAACTGCCGACGTAAAAGCATCAGAACGAGCAGGTTTGCTGTGCAAGGCTGACCTGGTTTCCGATATGGTTTCTGAGTTCCCTGAAACCCAGGGCGTTATGGGTAAACACTATGCCTTGAACGATGGCGAAAGCCCGGTTGTTGCTGAAGCAATAGAACAACACTACTGGCCTCGTTTTTCCGGTGACGAACTGCCTTTAACTAAAGAGGCTTGTGCCGTCGCTTTAGCGGACAAACTCGACACACTGGTCGGTATATTCGGTATTGGTCAGGTACCTAAAGGTGACCGTGACCCATTCGCTCTGCGCCGCGCCGCTCTTGGTTTGCTGCGTACTCTGGTAGAACGTAAGCTTTCATTAGACTTACATGAACTGTTAGCGGCATCCGTCGAAGGCTTTGGTGACAAGCTATCGAATAACACTGTCGCTACTGATGTTTTCGATTTTCTACTCGGTCGTTTTCGTCCCTGGTATCAGGATCAAGGCATTACCGTCGATGTTATTCAGTCGGTACTTGCCCGTTCCCCCTCTAAGCCAACGGACTTCGACCAAAGAGTAAAGGCTGTTCAGTCATTTAAGTCTATGGATTCTGCAGCCAGCCTTGCCGCAGCCAATAAGCGCGTAGGTAATATTCTGGCAAAATCAGACGAGGAGATATCCGGTAACGTGGATGAAGCTCTTCTACAGGAAGAGTCTGAAACAACACTTTATCGTTTGGTTAAACAAACGGAAGGCGCTGTTAAGCCACTGATTGCCGCTGGTAAATACAGTGACGCTCTCACGCATTTATCAGAGCTTAAAGAGCCTGTGGATGCGTTTTTTGAGCATGTCATGGTCAATGCCGACGACGATAAAGTCCGAATTAACCGCCTCAACTTGCTGTTCCGCTTGCGTCAGCTGTTCTTAGAAATAGCGGATATTTCTTTGCTTCAGTAA
- the glyQ gene encoding glycine--tRNA ligase subunit alpha: MSTYDVKTFQGLILALQDYWAQQGCAVVQPLDMEVGAGTFHPMTFLRSLGPEPASFAYVQPCRRPTDGRYGENPNRLQHYYQFQVIMKPSPKDIQELYLGSLEMLGFDTLTHDIRFVEDNWESPTLGAWGLGWEVWLNGMEVTQFTYFQQVGGIECRPVAGEITYGLERLAMYIQGVDSIYDLVWTDGPRGKILYRDVFHQNEVEQSTYNFEYADVDVLFRRFDDCEKECELLIEKSLALPAYEQVMRASHAFNLLDARHAISVTERQRYILRVRTMAKAVAEVYYQTREALGFPLADDKNKPAAN; this comes from the coding sequence ATGTCGACGTACGATGTGAAAACCTTTCAGGGGCTTATTCTTGCTCTTCAGGATTACTGGGCTCAGCAAGGCTGTGCCGTGGTTCAACCACTGGATATGGAGGTTGGTGCGGGTACCTTTCATCCAATGACCTTTCTGCGCTCATTAGGTCCGGAGCCAGCCAGTTTTGCCTATGTGCAACCCTGCCGCCGCCCGACCGATGGCCGGTATGGTGAGAACCCGAACCGCCTGCAGCACTATTATCAGTTTCAGGTCATTATGAAACCATCGCCTAAGGACATTCAGGAGCTTTATCTGGGGTCTTTAGAAATGCTGGGATTTGACACACTGACTCATGACATACGCTTTGTAGAAGACAACTGGGAATCGCCTACTCTGGGTGCCTGGGGTCTGGGCTGGGAAGTCTGGCTTAACGGTATGGAGGTCACTCAGTTTACTTATTTCCAGCAGGTAGGCGGTATCGAATGTCGTCCCGTGGCCGGAGAAATCACCTACGGCCTTGAGCGTTTAGCTATGTACATTCAGGGCGTGGACAGCATCTACGACCTGGTCTGGACCGACGGCCCGCGCGGTAAAATCTTGTATCGGGATGTTTTCCATCAGAACGAAGTTGAGCAATCGACGTACAACTTTGAATATGCCGATGTTGACGTGTTGTTCCGCCGCTTCGACGACTGCGAAAAAGAATGTGAGCTGTTAATAGAGAAGTCTCTGGCTTTACCCGCGTACGAGCAGGTTATGCGGGCATCTCACGCATTTAACCTGCTCGATGCCAGACACGCGATATCTGTAACCGAAAGACAGCGCTACATACTTCGCGTCAGAACCATGGCAAAAGCCGTTGCCGAAGTCTATTACCAGACGCGTGAAGCTCTTGGCTTCCCTTTAGCCGACGATAAAAACAAACCAGCAGCGAACTAA
- a CDS encoding DNA-3-methyladenine glycosylase I: MTNNQPERCSWCESADDYRAYHDNVWGRPVSDPIELFAKLCLDGQQAGLSWLTILRKQSGYEKAFLGFDPQAIVAMSDADRELLYSNRDIIRSKAKIDAIFTNAEAYIRLEEKGVKFERWLWEFVGGSPIINAYSTQSEIPTETEASQSMAKALKKEGFKFVGPTICYAFMEAVGMVNDHVTSCHCYQPVADQMKQFTL, translated from the coding sequence ATGACAAATAATCAGCCAGAACGGTGTTCCTGGTGTGAATCTGCTGACGACTACCGCGCTTATCATGACAATGTTTGGGGGCGTCCGGTAAGCGACCCGATAGAACTTTTTGCTAAATTGTGTCTGGACGGGCAGCAGGCGGGACTCAGTTGGTTAACTATTCTGCGCAAACAGAGTGGTTACGAGAAAGCCTTTTTAGGCTTTGACCCACAAGCTATTGTGGCTATGAGTGACGCTGATCGTGAATTGTTGTACAGCAACCGTGATATTATCCGTAGCAAGGCCAAAATTGATGCCATTTTTACTAACGCTGAAGCGTATATAAGGTTAGAAGAAAAGGGCGTTAAGTTTGAGCGGTGGCTGTGGGAGTTTGTAGGTGGCTCACCGATTATTAATGCGTACTCGACGCAAAGTGAGATCCCAACAGAAACAGAAGCTTCCCAAAGCATGGCAAAAGCGTTAAAAAAGGAAGGCTTTAAGTTTGTCGGACCGACCATTTGCTATGCTTTTATGGAAGCAGTTGGTATGGTGAACGACCATGTTACTAGCTGTCATTGCTATCAGCCTGTTGCTGACCAAATGAAACAGTTTACGTTGTAA
- a CDS encoding GNAT family N-acetyltransferase, with protein sequence MIEITLADYSNPKHRNAVIAMLDAYAKDPMGGGEGISDDVKESLIDEMAKRDHVFSLLAYDGDTPIGVANCVEGFSTFAAKPLMNIHDIAVIPEYRGQGVARKLLEEVKTLAEFRGCVKLTLEVLENNDRAKKAYENFGFAPYELGDVGQAEFWEMYLNKDKA encoded by the coding sequence ATGATAGAAATTACTCTTGCGGACTATAGCAACCCCAAACACCGTAATGCCGTTATTGCTATGTTAGATGCTTATGCCAAAGACCCAATGGGTGGTGGTGAGGGCATATCAGATGACGTTAAAGAAAGCCTGATAGACGAAATGGCAAAACGAGACCATGTCTTTTCTTTGCTGGCCTACGATGGTGACACTCCGATTGGCGTTGCAAACTGTGTAGAAGGCTTTTCAACCTTCGCAGCAAAACCGTTAATGAATATTCATGACATAGCCGTCATTCCAGAGTACCGGGGACAGGGCGTTGCGCGTAAACTTCTTGAAGAAGTGAAAACACTTGCAGAGTTCCGCGGTTGCGTGAAGCTGACACTGGAAGTGCTTGAGAACAATGACCGGGCGAAAAAAGCCTATGAGAACTTCGGCTTTGCACCTTATGAATTAGGTGACGTAGGTCAGGCCGAGTTTTGGGAAATGTACTTGAATAAAGACAAAGCCTGA
- the tusA gene encoding sulfurtransferase TusA translates to MTQINCDKELDTLGLKCPEPVMLVRAAIRKMDVGQVLLIIADDPATTRDIPGFCEFMEHELVGSETEEIPYRYWVRKSH, encoded by the coding sequence ATGACCCAGATTAACTGCGACAAAGAACTCGATACCTTAGGCCTTAAATGCCCAGAGCCCGTAATGTTAGTTCGTGCGGCTATTCGTAAAATGGATGTTGGTCAGGTGTTACTGATTATTGCGGATGATCCCGCAACAACCCGGGATATTCCGGGCTTTTGCGAGTTTATGGAGCATGAATTGGTTGGTTCTGAAACCGAAGAAATCCCCTACCGCTACTGGGTTAGGAAATCTCATTAA
- the fadA gene encoding acetyl-CoA C-acyltransferase FadA — protein sequence MKDIVIVDCIRTPMGRSKNGVFRHTRAEDLSAALMKGLLERNPEVDPEELEDIYWGCVQQTLEQGFNIARNSALIAGIPHKVAGVTVNRLCGSSMQALHDATRAIMNGDGDIFMAGGVEHMGHVPMTHGIDFHPGMNKSVAKASGSMGMTAELLSRKFGITREQQDEFGARSHRKAHEATVEGRFAKEIYAMNGHNADGELVRVTEDEVIRPETTAEGLSQLRPVFDPANGTVTAGTSSALSDGAAAMLVMSADKAKELGLTPRVKIRSMAVAGCDPSIMGYGPVPATEKALKRAGVSIDDIDVVELNEAFAAQSLPVLKGLKLFDKMEEKVNLNGGAIALGHPLGCSGARISTTLINLMEEKDAKLGLATMCIGLGQGIATVFERV from the coding sequence ATGAAAGACATCGTCATAGTAGATTGTATTCGTACGCCAATGGGGCGTTCAAAAAATGGTGTTTTCCGCCATACTCGTGCCGAAGACCTCTCAGCTGCGCTGATGAAGGGCTTACTTGAGCGTAACCCGGAAGTTGACCCGGAAGAACTGGAAGACATTTACTGGGGTTGTGTACAACAAACCTTAGAGCAAGGCTTCAACATTGCGCGTAACTCAGCGTTAATTGCCGGCATTCCACACAAAGTAGCCGGTGTTACCGTTAACCGTCTGTGCGGCTCATCAATGCAAGCATTGCACGACGCTACGCGCGCTATTATGAACGGCGACGGCGACATCTTTATGGCCGGTGGTGTTGAGCACATGGGTCACGTACCTATGACCCACGGAATCGACTTTCACCCGGGCATGAACAAGTCTGTTGCAAAAGCTTCGGGCAGCATGGGTATGACCGCTGAACTGTTATCTCGTAAGTTCGGTATTACCCGCGAACAACAAGACGAATTTGGTGCACGCTCTCACAGAAAAGCGCACGAGGCGACGGTTGAAGGCCGCTTTGCTAAAGAGATTTACGCAATGAATGGCCACAACGCCGACGGCGAACTGGTACGTGTTACTGAAGACGAAGTGATTCGCCCAGAAACCACTGCTGAAGGCTTGTCACAGCTTCGCCCAGTGTTTGACCCTGCTAACGGTACGGTAACCGCTGGTACCTCGTCAGCCTTGTCAGACGGCGCCGCAGCCATGTTGGTTATGTCTGCTGACAAAGCCAAAGAACTGGGTCTGACGCCACGCGTTAAAATCCGTTCAATGGCCGTTGCAGGCTGCGATCCATCCATTATGGGTTACGGACCGGTTCCGGCAACAGAAAAAGCGCTGAAGCGTGCTGGTGTGTCTATTGACGACATCGACGTTGTTGAACTGAACGAAGCCTTTGCCGCACAGTCACTGCCTGTACTTAAAGGTTTAAAACTGTTCGACAAGATGGAAGAGAAAGTGAACCTGAACGGCGGTGCTATCGCTTTAGGTCACCCATTAGGCTGTTCTGGCGCTCGTATCTCAACGACGCTAATCAACTTAATGGAAGAGAAAGACGCGAAACTTGGCTTAGCAACCATGTGCATTGGCCTTGGCCAGGGTATTGCTACTGTCTTCGAACGCGTTTAA
- the fadB gene encoding fatty acid oxidation complex subunit alpha FadB → MIYQGESIRVDFIEPGFAELQFDAKGSVNKFDQATLEEFSEALTKLQNTDDLRGVIVTSSKSTFIVGADITEFLTLFSDQEKTRSWVAKASRVFDQLEDLPVPTVGAVTGFALGGGCEALLACDYRVADTTATIGLPEVKLGLIPGFGGTMRLPRVIGPDNALEWITTGKNNKALDALKVGAVDAVVEPENLTKAALNLAKAAAAGQQDWKAKRQPKLEPLKANDTELMMTLVTAKGMIAAKAGKHYPAPHKALEAIENGAREHREGALTAENNAFFDLTQTEACQAQVGIFLADQAVKGKSKKYAKAATKEIKTAGVLGAGIMGGGIAYQSALKGVPAVMKDIKQDALDLGMKEAGKILKKGVERGKVNNEKMIKILSSITPTLLNDAVKDVDIVVEAVVENPKVKGSVLAEIEGVIGDDAILTSNTSTISITELAKNLKRPEKFCGMHFFNPVHKMPLVEIIRGEKTSDDTVNAVVAYALKLGKTPIVVNDCPGFLVNRVLFPYLAGFAGMVDEGVDFVGIDKVMEKQFGWPMGPAYLSDVVGIDTADHCTVVMEAGFPTRMKRDESSAIAKLAAAERYGQKNGKGFYVYGTDKKGKPTKEADPATYELLGCEQGKKLDADEVIARCMIPMVNEVVRCLEEDIVGSAAEADMALLYGLGFPPFRGGPFRYLETLGMDNFIQLADKYAHLGEIYQVTDGMREMAKAGKSYFDTTSAK, encoded by the coding sequence ATGATCTATCAAGGTGAAAGCATTCGGGTCGATTTTATCGAACCAGGTTTCGCAGAATTACAATTTGATGCGAAAGGCTCGGTTAATAAATTCGACCAGGCTACATTAGAAGAATTCAGTGAAGCACTGACAAAATTACAGAACACTGACGATTTACGTGGCGTTATTGTTACCAGCAGCAAATCGACCTTTATTGTCGGCGCTGACATTACCGAGTTCCTGACGCTATTCTCTGATCAGGAAAAAACCCGCAGCTGGGTGGCAAAAGCCTCACGCGTGTTTGATCAATTAGAAGACCTGCCAGTTCCAACCGTTGGAGCCGTAACCGGATTCGCACTGGGCGGCGGTTGTGAAGCATTGTTAGCCTGTGACTACCGTGTTGCGGACACCACAGCAACTATCGGCCTGCCAGAAGTTAAACTGGGTCTTATCCCGGGCTTTGGCGGCACCATGCGTTTACCTCGCGTGATTGGTCCGGACAACGCGCTTGAGTGGATAACCACAGGTAAAAACAACAAAGCCCTTGATGCGCTGAAAGTTGGTGCTGTGGATGCGGTTGTTGAACCGGAAAACCTGACTAAAGCCGCACTCAACTTAGCTAAAGCCGCAGCAGCCGGTCAGCAGGACTGGAAAGCGAAGCGTCAGCCTAAGTTAGAGCCGCTGAAAGCTAACGACACCGAGCTGATGATGACGCTGGTTACCGCCAAAGGCATGATTGCAGCGAAGGCCGGTAAGCACTATCCGGCACCGCACAAAGCGTTAGAAGCCATTGAAAACGGTGCCCGCGAGCATCGTGAAGGCGCGCTAACAGCTGAAAACAACGCGTTTTTCGACCTCACCCAAACCGAGGCTTGTCAGGCTCAGGTTGGTATCTTCCTGGCGGATCAGGCAGTTAAAGGTAAGTCGAAAAAATACGCTAAAGCTGCAACCAAAGAAATTAAGACAGCAGGTGTTTTAGGTGCCGGCATTATGGGCGGCGGTATCGCTTACCAGTCAGCGCTTAAAGGCGTACCGGCTGTTATGAAAGACATTAAGCAAGACGCTTTAGACTTAGGCATGAAAGAAGCCGGCAAGATCCTGAAAAAAGGTGTTGAGCGCGGTAAGGTAAACAACGAGAAGATGATTAAAATCTTGTCTTCTATTACGCCTACGTTGCTGAATGACGCAGTCAAAGACGTCGATATTGTCGTAGAAGCCGTTGTCGAAAACCCGAAAGTTAAAGGCTCGGTGCTGGCTGAAATTGAAGGCGTAATTGGCGATGATGCCATTTTGACTTCAAATACCTCGACCATTTCTATTACTGAACTGGCTAAGAACCTGAAGCGCCCTGAGAAATTCTGCGGAATGCACTTTTTCAACCCGGTACACAAAATGCCATTGGTTGAAATTATCCGTGGCGAGAAAACCTCAGATGACACCGTTAATGCGGTAGTCGCCTATGCGCTTAAACTTGGCAAAACCCCTATCGTTGTTAACGACTGCCCTGGCTTCTTAGTTAACCGCGTATTGTTCCCTTACCTGGCAGGCTTTGCCGGTATGGTTGATGAAGGCGTCGATTTCGTCGGCATCGACAAGGTTATGGAGAAGCAGTTCGGTTGGCCAATGGGTCCTGCGTACTTAAGCGATGTTGTTGGTATAGACACAGCTGATCATTGTACCGTTGTTATGGAAGCAGGCTTCCCGACCCGCATGAAACGCGACGAGTCCAGCGCCATTGCTAAACTGGCAGCTGCTGAGCGTTACGGTCAGAAAAACGGCAAAGGCTTCTATGTTTACGGCACCGACAAAAAAGGTAAGCCAACCAAAGAAGCGGATCCTGCCACTTACGAGCTATTAGGCTGTGAGCAAGGCAAGAAACTGGATGCTGATGAAGTCATTGCACGCTGCATGATCCCTATGGTGAACGAAGTGGTTCGCTGTCTGGAAGAAGACATTGTTGGCTCTGCTGCCGAAGCAGACATGGCGCTGCTTTATGGCTTAGGCTTCCCTCCATTCCGCGGCGGCCCTTTCCGTTATCTGGAAACGCTTGGCATGGACAACTTTATTCAACTGGCAGACAAGTACGCGCACCTGGGTGAAATTTATCAGGTTACCGACGGCATGCGCGAAATGGCTAAAGCCGGTAAATCTTACTTTGACACAACCAGCGCGAAGTAA
- a CDS encoding transglycosylase SLT domain-containing protein produces the protein MKKQSFIIRYSAPLFFVLSLLSIGAVQSEPVDAKQREQQRELFKKAEYAAKRGRLGEYRLLLKKLKDYPLLPYLELARLEQIGYLANEDRVLAFLDKYEKTPLDWQLRQPWLTYLAGQEEYSRFIRDFRYPGTLTHRCQFIESQREKGLDDGPFRRQVDAIWKHGFSLPSACDPILDEWQELGGRTEDKVWERLELAAEHGNPTLLPYLTGLLPELQQYLGEFYHKVRYSPAAIEDDSWYKGRYPGKEAQIVTYALTKLVWRDENIALRSYKKLSSQLPFTEQQEGRIAEEFAVALSLNSHPEARVWHDRVPVNALNERVLQWRLAIYLKDKDYEGLRDAIQSLPVAIRQGNQWRYWLARSQEITGNALAAQELYEDLADERHYYGFLAAARLQKPVSLEQEKLEVSVVQLEQIRNHPSVQRAYELIQLERWVDARREWNHLLTQLDGEEQKVAAYLASEWGWHDQAIWTLAQIGHFDAVGIRFPLAYKDILGRASQAAGIDESWALAITRRESNFRHDAYSSAGARGLMQILPGTAKQLDTKNNSWRRLNDPAVNVRLGTDYLSRLKHRFENNWLLATASYNAGYYRVKEWLPDEPVAADVWVETIPYHETRDYVKAVLSYQQIYRMLGGNEDNLFEQVVDMTIVDTE, from the coding sequence ATGAAAAAGCAGTCGTTTATCATACGTTACAGTGCGCCATTGTTTTTCGTGTTGTCCCTGTTAAGCATTGGTGCGGTTCAGTCTGAACCTGTTGATGCAAAGCAACGGGAGCAGCAGCGTGAGCTATTCAAAAAAGCAGAGTATGCGGCTAAGCGTGGTCGCCTGGGTGAGTATCGGCTATTACTTAAAAAGCTGAAAGATTACCCTTTGCTACCGTACTTGGAATTGGCTCGACTTGAGCAAATTGGATACCTGGCCAATGAAGACCGCGTTCTGGCTTTTCTCGATAAGTATGAAAAGACGCCCCTCGACTGGCAATTAAGACAGCCCTGGCTTACTTATTTGGCAGGGCAGGAGGAGTATTCTCGTTTTATTCGGGACTTCCGGTATCCGGGAACCTTAACTCACCGTTGTCAATTTATTGAGTCGCAGCGTGAAAAGGGTCTGGACGACGGGCCTTTCAGGCGTCAGGTTGATGCTATCTGGAAGCATGGGTTTTCGCTTCCTTCGGCTTGCGACCCCATTTTGGACGAATGGCAAGAATTGGGTGGCCGTACCGAAGACAAAGTTTGGGAACGACTGGAGTTGGCTGCTGAGCATGGTAACCCGACTCTGCTCCCGTATTTAACTGGTTTATTGCCTGAGTTACAGCAGTATCTGGGTGAGTTTTATCACAAGGTGAGGTATTCACCCGCCGCTATAGAGGACGACTCTTGGTACAAGGGGCGCTATCCTGGAAAAGAGGCACAAATAGTTACCTATGCTTTAACCAAGCTGGTTTGGCGTGATGAAAACATTGCTCTGCGAAGCTATAAAAAGCTGAGTTCACAATTGCCCTTTACTGAACAGCAAGAGGGCCGCATCGCCGAAGAATTTGCTGTTGCGTTAAGCTTAAACTCTCATCCCGAAGCTCGTGTCTGGCATGATCGCGTCCCGGTAAACGCGCTAAATGAACGAGTTTTACAGTGGCGTTTGGCTATTTACCTTAAGGACAAAGATTACGAGGGCCTGAGAGACGCGATTCAAAGTTTGCCGGTTGCCATTCGGCAGGGTAATCAATGGCGTTACTGGCTGGCTCGCTCACAGGAGATAACCGGTAACGCTTTGGCCGCACAGGAACTGTACGAAGATTTAGCCGACGAACGGCATTACTACGGTTTTCTGGCGGCAGCGCGGTTGCAGAAGCCGGTGAGCCTTGAACAAGAGAAACTTGAAGTCAGTGTTGTTCAGCTTGAGCAAATTCGTAATCATCCTAGCGTGCAACGTGCATACGAATTGATTCAATTGGAGCGTTGGGTCGACGCCCGGCGCGAATGGAACCATTTATTAACACAGCTTGATGGCGAAGAGCAGAAAGTTGCGGCATATCTGGCGAGCGAATGGGGATGGCACGATCAGGCGATATGGACCTTAGCGCAAATAGGGCACTTTGACGCTGTGGGCATTCGTTTTCCCTTAGCCTACAAGGATATACTAGGGCGGGCGTCACAAGCCGCAGGAATAGATGAGAGCTGGGCTTTAGCCATTACGCGCCGGGAAAGTAACTTTCGGCACGACGCGTATTCAAGTGCTGGTGCAAGGGGACTAATGCAGATTCTGCCTGGTACTGCAAAGCAACTGGATACTAAGAATAATAGCTGGCGGCGGTTGAATGACCCTGCCGTCAATGTGCGTCTGGGCACGGACTATTTAAGTCGATTGAAACACCGCTTTGAGAATAATTGGTTATTAGCTACGGCAAGCTATAATGCAGGCTACTATCGAGTTAAAGAGTGGTTACCTGACGAGCCTGTTGCTGCCGATGTGTGGGTCGAAACCATTCCGTACCATGAAACCAGAGATTATGTAAAAGCAGTATTGAGTTATCAGCAAATTTATAGGATGTTGGGTGGTAACGAGGATAATTTGTTTGAGCAAGTTGTTGATATGACAATTGTTGATACTGAATAA